In Rhodoferax koreense, a genomic segment contains:
- the eno gene encoding phosphopyruvate hydratase: MSAIVDIVGREILDSRGNPTVECDVLLESGVMGRAAVPSGASTGSREAIELRDGDKSRYLGKGVLKAVEHINTEISEAVLGLDASEQAFLDKTLIDLDGTENKSRLGANAMLAVSMAVARAAAEEAGLPLYRYFGGMGSMQMPVPMMNVINGGAHANNSLDIQEFMIIPIGAPSFREALRYGAEVFHALKKILNDRHISTAVGDEGGFAPSVESHEAAIQLILEAIAAAGYTAGEQIVLGLDCAASEFYKDGQYVLEGEGGIKLSAEQWTDMLASWCDKYPIISIEDGMAEGDWDGWKHITERLGKKVQLVGDDLFVTNTKILQEGIDKHIGNSILIKINQIGTLTETFAAIEMAKRAGYTAVISHRSGETEDSTIADIAVGTNAGQIKTGSLSRSDRMAKYNQLLRIEEDLGDIATYPGRAAFYNLR, encoded by the coding sequence GAATCCGGCGTGATGGGCCGTGCGGCCGTGCCGTCTGGCGCGTCCACCGGCTCGCGTGAAGCCATCGAACTGCGCGACGGCGACAAGAGCCGCTACCTCGGCAAGGGCGTGCTCAAGGCGGTGGAACACATCAACACCGAGATCTCCGAAGCCGTGCTCGGCCTGGACGCTTCGGAACAGGCCTTCCTCGACAAGACGCTGATCGACCTGGACGGCACCGAGAACAAGAGCCGCCTCGGCGCCAACGCCATGCTGGCCGTCTCGATGGCCGTGGCCCGCGCCGCCGCCGAGGAAGCCGGCCTGCCGCTGTACCGCTACTTCGGCGGCATGGGCAGCATGCAGATGCCGGTGCCGATGATGAACGTCATCAACGGTGGCGCCCATGCCAACAACAGCCTGGACATCCAGGAATTCATGATCATCCCGATCGGCGCGCCGAGCTTCCGCGAAGCCCTGCGCTACGGCGCCGAGGTGTTCCACGCACTCAAGAAGATCCTGAACGACCGCCACATCAGCACCGCCGTGGGCGACGAAGGCGGCTTCGCCCCCAGCGTCGAAAGCCATGAAGCCGCGATCCAGCTGATCCTGGAAGCCATTGCCGCCGCGGGCTACACCGCGGGCGAACAGATCGTGCTCGGCCTGGATTGCGCGGCCAGCGAGTTCTACAAGGACGGCCAGTACGTGCTCGAAGGCGAAGGCGGCATCAAGCTGTCGGCCGAGCAATGGACCGACATGCTGGCGAGCTGGTGCGACAAGTACCCGATCATCAGCATCGAGGACGGCATGGCCGAAGGCGACTGGGATGGCTGGAAACACATCACCGAGCGCCTGGGCAAGAAGGTGCAGCTGGTGGGCGACGACCTGTTCGTCACCAACACCAAGATCCTGCAGGAAGGCATCGACAAGCACATCGGCAATTCGATCCTGATCAAGATCAACCAGATCGGCACCTTGACGGAAACCTTCGCCGCCATCGAAATGGCCAAGCGCGCGGGCTACACCGCCGTGATCAGCCACCGTTCGGGCGAAACCGAAGACTCGACGATCGCCGACATCGCGGTGGGCACCAATGCCGGCCAGATCAAGACCGGTTCGCTGAGCCGTTCGGACCGCATGGCCAAGTACAACCAGCTGCTGCGCATCGAGGAAGACCTGGGCGACATCGCGACCTACCCTGGCCGCGCCG